A stretch of the Nematostella vectensis chromosome 1, jaNemVect1.1, whole genome shotgun sequence genome encodes the following:
- the LOC5515907 gene encoding kynurenine 3-monooxygenase isoform X1 — MSRNLAFLYRKLRTICNLSSWIRHLWLTIIKHESLTFTLYGMTIDSGAYPNTAYGELNGCPMGSSLGDDKKRTEIAIIGAGLVGSLCAIYLARHGYRVDIYEARKDPRLVKTVSQRSINLALSHRGIAALAVVGCDEQLLEDSVAMSARYIHARNRQTYSMQYGTNGECIYSVERRKVNEFLLNVAESYMNVTFHFEHKLRSADLDCASFICTSPDGSALRVNADLLVGCDGAFSALRREMMARTRFDYSQAYIPHWYKEISLPPRPDGEPHIEPSYLHIWPRTSFMMIAQANKDNSFTCTLFAPYEHFERINTKEDVLGFFNSEFPDFMDHLEEDHLLREYFGNPVGSMVTIKCSPYHYKDKAVILGDAAHAMVPFYAQGMNCGFEDCLVLDELLVKHKKDIGAALSEYTSVRNPDGKAICDLAMYNYTEMRSSVTSKIFIWRRTLYLLLHKCFPRLLLPLYTMVNYTKSDSISLVTFSRIPYHEVIIRTRRQDRIVNILMLSLLAAGTLGLMAAFKRMARFLAL; from the exons ATGTCACGCAATCTTGCCTTTCTTTACCGGAAACTCAGAACTATATGCAATCTCTCATCGTGGATTCGCCATTTGTGGCTGACAATAATCAAGCACGAATCCCTCACATTTACACTTTATG GTATGACCATTGATTCGGGTGCGTATCCAAATACGGCTTATGGAGAATTAAATGGTTGTCCGATGGGAAGTAGCCTGGGTGATGACAAGAAACGAACCGAGATTGCAATTATTGGAGCAGGGCTG GTCGGGTCCCTTTGCGCAATCTACTTAGCCAGGCATGGCTATCGTGTCGATATTTATGAAGCACGAAAAG ATCCTCGCCTTGTAAAGACTGTGAGTCAGCGGAGCATCAACCTCGCGCTTTCACACCGGGGAATAGCAGCTCTTGCTGTAGTGGGATGTGACGAGCAG TTGCTGGAGGACAGTGTAGCGATGTCAGCACGGTATATTCACGCGCGAAACAGACAGACTTACTCTATGCAGTACGGCACAAATGGAGAG TGTATATATTCAGTTGAACGCAGGAAAGTAAACGAATTCCTTCTAAATG TCGcagaaagttacatgaatGTAACCTTCCACTTTGAACACAAACTTCGTTCGGCTGATCTAGACTGCGCAAGTTTCATCTGTACTTC TCCTGATGGTAGCGCGTTGCGCGTGAATGCGGACCTTTTGGTTGGCTGTGACGGCGCATTCTCTGCGTTACGAAGGGAAATGATGGCGAGAACGAG GTTTGACTATAGTCAGGCGTACATCCCCCACTGGTATAAAGAGATCAGCCTCCCGCCAAGACCAGACGGAGAG CCGCACATCGAGCCGAGTTATCTTCACATATGGCCTCGCACGTCATTCATGATGATCGCACAGGCAAACAAG GATAACTCTTTCACGTGTACGCTGTTTGCGCCGTACGAACACTTCGAAAGGATAAACACCAAG GAAGATGTTCTAGGATTCTTCAACAGTGAGTTTCCCGATTTCATGGATCATCTGGAGGA GGATCACTTGCTGAGAGAGTACTTCGGGAACCCTGTGGGATCCATGGTTACTATAAAG TGTAGTCCCTACCACTACAAAGACAAGGCCGTTATTCTCGGTGACGCGGCACATGCAATGGTACCCTTCTACGCACAGGGCATGAACTGC GGTTTTGAGGATTGCCTTGTATTAGATGAGCTGCTTGTGAAGCACAAGAAAGATATTG GTGCAGCACTGTCCGAGTATACAAGTGTCCGTAATCCGGACGGGAAGGCGATTTGCGACCTTGCTATGTACAACTATACTGAG ATGCGATCATCGGTGACGTCCAAAATATTCATCTGGCGCCGCACCCTGTATCTATTACTACATAAATGTTTTCCACGCCTGCTACTACCGCTATATACTATGGTAAACTACACTAAAAGCGACAGTATTTCACTG GTTACATTTTCCCGTATACCTTACCATGAAGTTATTATTAGAACGAGACGGCAGGACAGG ATCGTGAACATACTGATGCTCTCGCTGCTAGCTGCCGGTACGCTAGGACTCATGGCAGCGTTCAAAAGGATGGCACGATTTTTGGCTTTATGA
- the LOC5515906 gene encoding major facilitator superfamily domain-containing protein 3 has protein sequence MAMADARHVSFHVFIFILYILQGGLYGLQTRYLPVLLRKSGTSLSFISSLGLVTLIPWVIRPLWSPVINRFSPQRLLQGCMVGIAGSLLLVPLFLHSRAFLVVAFLLNVFSSVKDLVVGSLSLSRSSEVSSIATIKITAYKLGALLAGGGGLWLLPSLSNTGELFNSMALIYIVVMISTRRRNSLIAKQEVTGSSHFANFRHAISEDTYVSTCSSPGTLWLLVCLIIYKFASHGSNMMFTMALVDKGVAVSNIGLVSGIFGHVVSLAIAGLTGTILVSSRTSVTAVQLLVSISGVVSILVQLLTIFGQEAIHENLVFISFALQHVVLGAEATPMYTRILQVTQQAPTRTQATLYSIFSTVETVGVRLGLAAAGVLAEHAGYRVGFAVSLWVSVVVVLMFCFPPQEKNK, from the exons ATGGCCATGGCGGACGCAAGGCACGTATCATTTCACGTCTTTATCTTCATTCTGTATATCCTTCAAGGTGGCTTATACGGTCTGCAAACAAGGTATCTACCAGTCCTTCTACGGAAAAGCGGAACATCACTCTCTTTTATCAGCTCGCTTGGCCTTGTGACGCTTATTCCTTGGGTTATTAGGCCGCTTTGGTCCCCAGTCATCAACCGGTTTTCTCCACAAAGGCTCTTACAGGGATGCATGGTCGGGATTGCGGGATCACTCTTACTTGTACCTCTATTCCTTCATTCAAGGGCTTTCCTTGTGGTCGCATTTCTACTCAACGTTTTCTCTTCAGTGAAGGATTTAGTTGTAGGTTCGTTATCGCTGTCGCGGTCAAGTGAGGTTAGTTCCATAGCGACCATAAAAATAACTGCGTATAAACTCGGGGCGCTGTTAGCAGGCGGCGGGGGACTATGGCTTCTCCCTTCGCTCTCCAATACCGGAGAACTTTTCAACTCAATGGCACTTATTTATATCGTTGTTATGATCTCAACTAGACGAAGAAATTCCTTAATTGCTAAACAGGAAGTAACAGGAAGTTCTCACTTTGCGAATTTCCGTCACGCGATCTCTGAGGATACTTACGTCTCGACATGCTCATCGCCCGGTACATTGTGGTTGCTGGTGTGtcttattatttataagtTTGCGTCTCACGGCTCGAACATGATGTTCACGATGGCGCTTGTTGATAAAGGCGTGGCCGTGTCAAATATCGGACTAGTGTCCGGGATTTTCGGACATGTGGTGTCTCTGGCGATTGCTGGTTTAACTGGGACGATACTTGTATCAAGTCG GACAAGTGTGACAGCAGTCCAGCTTCTGGTGTCAATATCAGGCGTCGTCTCAATCCTAGTTCAGCTATTAACCATATTCGGCCAGGAAGCAATACACGAAAATCTAG TTTTTATATCCTTCGCACTTCAACATGTTGTGCTCGGAGCAGAAGCCACGCCAATGTACACGCGAATACTACAAGTCACTCAACAAGCGCCCACTCGGACTCAGGCTACCCTCTATTCGATCTTTAGCACGGTAGAGACCGTCGGTGTAAGactgggcttggccgcagctGGCGTGCTTGCAGAGCATGCCGGGTACAGGGTAGGGTTCGCTGTTTCTCTTTGGGTATCTGTGGTGGTTGTTTTGATGTTTTGCTTCCCTcctcaagaaaaaaacaaataa
- the LOC116620137 gene encoding uncharacterized protein LOC116620137: MKNYLLFVFLFSILKSCCLYNTFTVQNAVSARNPLGSYPAIDWLECLNICSEKSSCISYNFRNDGDEETCILYNYGFQNACEAKEKLIFKDGFVFQQIREEMLEDIFYQYDPSERKTSAEIEQGLILSISCSQAVLIYVDDKQVGKSTTWCNRKITQFIIPEDSRMVALEGVDFGRLQPGIIASLGNQIVTDSSWKCSVHPTSGWTSWGFNDALWPAASVYWNLSNPIELLPVKEGLTDKAEWIWTADTNSRHVYCRRKIR, encoded by the exons ATGAAAAATTaccttttatttgttttcttattttctatCTTGAAGAGCTGTTGCTTGTACAACACTTTTACGGTACAAAACGCAGTTTCGGCGAGAAACCCGTTAGGAAGCTACCCGGCCATCGACTGGCTTGAATGTCTAAACATCTGCTCTGAAAAATCTTCATGCATTTCTTACAACTTTAGAAACGACGGTGACGAGGAaacctgcattttgtacaacTATGGATTCCAAAATGCTTGCGAGGCGAAGGAAAAGCTTATATTTAAAGATGGATTTGTATTTCAGCAAATCAGAGAAGAAATG TTGGAAGACATTTTCTATCAGTATGACCCATCAGAGAGGAAGACTTCAGCGGAAATAG agcaAGGATTAATTTTATCCATATCATGCAGCCAAGCCGTCCTCATCTATGTAGACGATAAACAGGTTGGCAAATCAACAACTTGGTGTAACCGAAAAATCACTCAGTTCATCATACCCGAAGATTCACGGATGGTTGCATTAGAAGGAGTGGACTTTGGTCGTTTACAACCCGGGATCATTGCATCACTAGGCAACCAGATTGTGACTGACAGCTCGTGGAAGTGTAGCGTTCATCCAACATCTGGTTGGACGAGTTGGGGTTTCAACGACGCGTTGTGGCCGGCTGCAAGTGTGTATTGGAATTTATCAAATCCCATTGAATTGCTGCCGGTTAAAGAGGGATTGACGGATAAGGCGGAATGGATTTGGACTGCAGATACCAATTCAAGGCACGTTTATTGTAGACGAAAGATACGCTAA
- the LOC5515861 gene encoding BTB/POZ domain-containing protein 19 yields the protein MAQDRTIPGCPWAFADDMRRMIDKKEYSDVKFIVGPNRKVVYANRCILAARCEVFRAMLGSDPDREGRQKSAEPDIPLVLADVSPEVFSSILEFLYTNTCTLNSNSVMDIMGSAMEYGLLQLQKICEQYIAETLAVNTASGAMQIAVTYNQEELQARCTEFIELNTPEVFKTKGFHELSEEALEILLLSDKLNIDELDLISSIREWATVNAVVGSTSVAETAAKVVRHIRLGLLTPEELRQIEIDNEKDNLIPVLMISEAWKFHALRKSPTLSAATIPPKPRAGTRPRDD from the exons ATGGCACAAGACCGTACAATTCCTGGGTGTCCATGGGCGTTCGCGGATGACATGAGGCGAATGATTGACAAAAAAGAATACAG tGATGTCAAATTCATTGTAGGTCCAAATAGGAAAGTTGTCTACGCAAATAGATGCATTTTAGCAGCTAG GTGTGAGGTATTCCGTGCCATGCTTGGTTCCGATCCTGACCGAGAAGGAAGGCAGAAAAGTGCTGAGCCTGATATTCCACTAGTCTTAGCTGATGTTTCCCCAGAAGTATTCAGCTCTATTCTGGAATTCCTTTACACAAATACATGCACTCTAAACAGTAATAGT GTCATGGACATAATGGGGTCAGCAATGGAGTATGGCTTACTACAGCTACAAAAG ATTTGTGAGCAGTATATAGCAGAGACTCTAGCTGTCAATACAGCATCTGGTGCAATGCAG ATTGCTGTGACTTATAACCAAGAGGAGTTACAAGCAAGATGTACGGAATTTATTGAGTTGAACACACCTGAAGTATTCAAAACAAAGGGATTTCACGAGCTCTCAGAGGAAGCCCTGGAAATCCTACTTCTCAGCGATAAACTGAACATCGATGAGCTTGACCTTATAAGTTCTATCAGAGAATGGGCTACTGTGAATGCA GTTGTTGGAAGTACGTCTGTTGCAGAGACAGCTGCGAAGGTCGTGCGGCACATTCGACTGGGGCTTCTCACTCCAGAGGAACTAAGACAGATTGAAATAGATAACGAAAAAGATAATCTTATTCCA GTTTTGATGATTTCCGAGGCCTGGAAATTTCACGCACTCAGAAAATCGCCAACACTGAGCGCAGCAACAATACCACCCAAACCACGTGCTGGGACACGACCACGAGACGACTGA
- the LOC5515907 gene encoding kynurenine 3-monooxygenase isoform X2 encodes MSRNLAFLYRKLRTICNLSSWIRHLWLTIIKHESLTFTLYGMTIDSGAYPNTAYGELNGCPMGSSLGDDKKRTEIAIIGAGLVGSLCAIYLARHGYRVDIYEARKDPRLVKTVSQRSINLALSHRGIAALAVVGCDEQLLEDSVAMSARYIHARNRQTYSMQYGTNGECIYSVERRKVNEFLLNVAESYMNVTFHFEHKLRSADLDCASFICTSPDGSALRVNADLLVGCDGAFSALRREMMARTRFDYSQAYIPHWYKEISLPPRPDGEPHIEPSYLHIWPRTSFMMIAQANKDNSFTCTLFAPYEHFERINTKEDVLGFFNSEFPDFMDHLEEDHLLREYFGNPVGSMVTIKCSPYHYKDKAVILGDAAHAMVPFYAQGMNCGFEDCLVLDELLVKHKKDIGAALSEYTSVRNPDGKAICDLAMYNYTEMRSSVTSKIFIWRRTLYLLLHKCFPRLLLPLYTMVTFSRIPYHEVIIRTRRQDRIVNILMLSLLAAGTLGLMAAFKRMARFLAL; translated from the exons ATGTCACGCAATCTTGCCTTTCTTTACCGGAAACTCAGAACTATATGCAATCTCTCATCGTGGATTCGCCATTTGTGGCTGACAATAATCAAGCACGAATCCCTCACATTTACACTTTATG GTATGACCATTGATTCGGGTGCGTATCCAAATACGGCTTATGGAGAATTAAATGGTTGTCCGATGGGAAGTAGCCTGGGTGATGACAAGAAACGAACCGAGATTGCAATTATTGGAGCAGGGCTG GTCGGGTCCCTTTGCGCAATCTACTTAGCCAGGCATGGCTATCGTGTCGATATTTATGAAGCACGAAAAG ATCCTCGCCTTGTAAAGACTGTGAGTCAGCGGAGCATCAACCTCGCGCTTTCACACCGGGGAATAGCAGCTCTTGCTGTAGTGGGATGTGACGAGCAG TTGCTGGAGGACAGTGTAGCGATGTCAGCACGGTATATTCACGCGCGAAACAGACAGACTTACTCTATGCAGTACGGCACAAATGGAGAG TGTATATATTCAGTTGAACGCAGGAAAGTAAACGAATTCCTTCTAAATG TCGcagaaagttacatgaatGTAACCTTCCACTTTGAACACAAACTTCGTTCGGCTGATCTAGACTGCGCAAGTTTCATCTGTACTTC TCCTGATGGTAGCGCGTTGCGCGTGAATGCGGACCTTTTGGTTGGCTGTGACGGCGCATTCTCTGCGTTACGAAGGGAAATGATGGCGAGAACGAG GTTTGACTATAGTCAGGCGTACATCCCCCACTGGTATAAAGAGATCAGCCTCCCGCCAAGACCAGACGGAGAG CCGCACATCGAGCCGAGTTATCTTCACATATGGCCTCGCACGTCATTCATGATGATCGCACAGGCAAACAAG GATAACTCTTTCACGTGTACGCTGTTTGCGCCGTACGAACACTTCGAAAGGATAAACACCAAG GAAGATGTTCTAGGATTCTTCAACAGTGAGTTTCCCGATTTCATGGATCATCTGGAGGA GGATCACTTGCTGAGAGAGTACTTCGGGAACCCTGTGGGATCCATGGTTACTATAAAG TGTAGTCCCTACCACTACAAAGACAAGGCCGTTATTCTCGGTGACGCGGCACATGCAATGGTACCCTTCTACGCACAGGGCATGAACTGC GGTTTTGAGGATTGCCTTGTATTAGATGAGCTGCTTGTGAAGCACAAGAAAGATATTG GTGCAGCACTGTCCGAGTATACAAGTGTCCGTAATCCGGACGGGAAGGCGATTTGCGACCTTGCTATGTACAACTATACTGAG ATGCGATCATCGGTGACGTCCAAAATATTCATCTGGCGCCGCACCCTGTATCTATTACTACATAAATGTTTTCCACGCCTGCTACTACCGCTATATACTATG GTTACATTTTCCCGTATACCTTACCATGAAGTTATTATTAGAACGAGACGGCAGGACAGG ATCGTGAACATACTGATGCTCTCGCTGCTAGCTGCCGGTACGCTAGGACTCATGGCAGCGTTCAAAAGGATGGCACGATTTTTGGCTTTATGA